A region from the Mycoplasmopsis bovigenitalium genome encodes:
- a CDS encoding IS1634 family transposase, protein MEKQDLMLFNVHGNKKGVLYKYVGWSNGFNKNPTRWFSLGNVEKLLEINENAIEIIKNKLKNFTRQDNPDKVKHALLHSIEKEKIQHTSICVGNELISEFIEKHNIFKQLKPTRHKNMNEIFNFLVAKRIINPTSIYNSFNDSDEYSTNIFSSKNSFYRLLDIVHENKDQLLFSINKLVESETKSKLDEIYFDSSTVYFESFSREGLRVPGYSKDAKFKEDQIVIGLACDKNGIPIYMKVFKGNTGDSRTMIPFILELETKFGIKNITIIADRGMSTNANIRFLEQRGHNFIISYRAKSGSQNFKNWILDREGYIGDSEFRYKETEYESNWKNTRFNGKLRRRIVTYSKTRAKKDREDRGILIDNFRKKQDKSGYVDSTKMLGTKKCKFFKQISKFKFELDFEKVTKDSEFDGIYVYETNISNISAEKIIEKYANQWKIETNFRALKSFLQIRPVYVRLDEHIIAHSILCFISLVLLKLITYKINKFYEDYGVIDHLSEQKLINILSKLRERVDINSKTKEIIKRQREDSKTIKDIWSEYDLIKKIVIKK, encoded by the coding sequence ATGGAAAAACAAGATTTGATGCTATTTAATGTTCATGGAAATAAAAAGGGCGTTTTATATAAATATGTTGGCTGGTCAAACGGATTCAATAAAAATCCAACAAGATGGTTTAGTTTAGGAAATGTAGAAAAACTACTTGAAATTAACGAAAACGCAATCGAGATAATAAAAAACAAACTTAAAAACTTCACTAGACAGGATAATCCAGATAAAGTTAAACATGCGCTTCTACACTCGATTGAAAAAGAAAAAATCCAACATACAAGTATTTGCGTTGGCAATGAATTAATAAGTGAATTTATTGAAAAACACAACATATTTAAACAATTAAAACCCACAAGACATAAAAATATGAATGAAATATTTAATTTCTTAGTGGCTAAAAGAATTATTAATCCTACAAGTATATACAACTCATTTAATGATTCAGATGAATATTCAACAAATATCTTTTCTTCTAAGAATAGCTTTTATAGACTTTTAGACATTGTTCACGAAAACAAAGACCAATTGCTTTTTTCAATAAATAAATTAGTTGAATCGGAAACAAAAAGTAAATTAGATGAAATCTATTTTGATTCATCTACAGTGTATTTTGAAAGTTTTAGCCGCGAAGGACTTAGGGTTCCTGGGTATTCTAAAGATGCCAAATTCAAAGAAGATCAGATTGTGATTGGTCTTGCGTGCGACAAAAATGGTATTCCTATTTACATGAAAGTTTTCAAGGGAAACACAGGTGATTCAAGAACAATGATTCCATTTATACTGGAACTTGAAACTAAATTTGGCATAAAAAATATAACAATTATTGCTGATAGAGGGATGAGTACAAATGCAAATATCCGTTTTTTAGAACAAAGAGGACACAATTTTATAATCTCATATAGAGCAAAATCTGGTAGTCAGAATTTTAAAAATTGGATTTTAGATCGCGAAGGATACATTGGAGATTCTGAATTTAGATACAAAGAAACAGAATATGAATCTAATTGAAAAAATACAAGATTTAATGGTAAATTAAGAAGAAGAATTGTAACTTATTCAAAAACAAGAGCAAAAAAAGATAGAGAAGATCGCGGAATTTTGATTGATAATTTCCGTAAAAAACAAGACAAAAGCGGTTATGTTGATTCAACAAAAATGTTGGGTACAAAAAAATGCAAATTCTTTAAACAAATATCTAAGTTTAAATTTGAATTAGACTTTGAAAAAGTCACAAAAGATTCTGAATTTGATGGTATCTATGTTTATGAAACAAATATTTCAAATATTTCTGCTGAAAAAATCATTGAAAAGTACGCGAACCAATGAAAAATTGAAACAAATTTTAGAGCATTAAAAAGTTTTTTACAAATTAGACCGGTTTATGTGAGACTAGACGAACACATAATAGCACACTCAATATTATGTTTTATATCACTTGTTTTATTAAAACTTATTACTTATAAGATAAACAAGTTTTATGAGGATTATGGTGTAATTGACCATTTATCTGAACAAAAACTTATTAATATATTATCCAAACTAAGAGAAAGAGTTGATATCAACTCAAAAACAAAAGAAATCATTAAAAGACAAAGAGAAGATTCGAAAACAATAAAAGATATTTGAAGCGAATATGATCTTATTAAAAAAATTGTAATTAAAAAATAG